Proteins encoded together in one Plutella xylostella chromosome 17, ilPluXylo3.1, whole genome shotgun sequence window:
- the LOC105394659 gene encoding ubiquitin carboxyl-terminal hydrolase 7 isoform X2 produces the protein MNHTPAAERPPHDANVTQVEEMETQDVETIDTATEKTWDEDLLMKGSNGEVVMAEPVKSLETTATAMPDAEMEDDEARSEATFRFTVHNFRNLKDSVLSPPCYVRNLPWKIMVMPRQAPSPDRQQQQKSLGFFLQCNGESESSSWSCYAMAELRLLSHKPDTETFYRKIQHLFYSKENDWGFSHFMAWNDVLDPDKGYTKDDAITLEVHVTAEAPHGVSWDSKKHTGYVGLKNQGATCYMNSLLQTLYFTNQLRKAVYKMPTESDDSTRSVALALQRVFYELQFSDKPVGTKKLTKSFGWETLDSFMQHDVQEFLRVLLDKLESKMKGTCVEGTVPRLFEGKMTSYIKCKNVNVSSTRVETFYDIQLNIKGKKNIDESFKDYINTETLDGENKYDAGEHGLQEAEKGVIFATFPPVLHLHLMRFQYDPINDSSVKFNDRFEFYEHINLDAYLQEKPEVPADYTLHAVLVHSGDNHGGHYVVFINPRGDGKWCKFDDDVVSRCTKQEAIEYNYGGHDEDMALTVRHCTNAYMLVYIRDAEMKTVLQEVTQLDIPTELSERLAEEKRIETIRRKERNEAHLYMTVNVVLEEAFDGHQGNDLYDPERAHYRVFRVRKQATVAELMDMLAENFRYPLKHLRPWPFSARSNQTCRPTCLDILNDQLKTVADVSESTNPWNIFLEMLPPDSGLAALPTFDKENDVVLFFKYYDPKNKRIHYCGHHYLPIASKLADLIPILNKRVGFPPDTPLVLYEEIKPDFVEKISNYNDPLEKVLDELMDGDIIVFERADQRHDELELPTCQDYFKYIFYKVEVHFVDKSVPNDPGFTMELSMQMRYDQMARAVGQRLNVDPYLIQFFKCQNYKDSPGLPLRYSYDGILKDLLVYCKPKCSKKLFYQILSIKINELDNKKQFKCLWVGPNYKEDKELILYPNKGGKVADILEEAAKVVEMSPEGSGRLRIVEVSCHKVLPGPELELTLDQVIMSPPRLYRIEEIPRDELHLQEDEMLVPCAHFHKQVYATFGIPFYARVKQHEPFQAVKDRLQKKLDIPDKEWEKYNFAIVTNGRPNYISEGATVNIYEFRPSSNANLPVSDATGRPWLGLEHLNKTPKRSRVNYLEKAIKIYN, from the exons ATGAACCACACGCCCGCCGCGGAGAGGCCGCCACACGACGCCAATGTGACCCAGGTCGAGGAGATGGAGACACAGGACG TGGAGACCATAGACACAGCTACAGAGAAGACCTGGGACGAGGACCTGCTCATGAAGGGCTCCAATGGGGAGGTTGTGATGGCCGAACCCGTCAAGAGTCTGGAAACAACTGCCACCGCCATGCCT GACGCGGAGATGGAGGACGACGAGGCGCGCTCCGAAGCCACGTTCCGCTTCACGGTGCACAACTTCAGGAATCTCAAAGACTCCGTGCTGTCTCCGCCCTGCTACGTGCGCAACTTGCCGTGGAAGATCATGGTGATGCCGCGCCAGGCGCCCTCGCCCGACCGGCAGCAGCAGCAGAAGAGTCTCGGCTTCTTCCTGCAGTGCAACGGCGAGTCTGAGTCGTCGAGCTGGTCGTGCTACGCCATGGCCGAGCTAAGGCTGCTGTCGCACAAGCCCGACACCGAGACCTTTTATAGGAAGATTCAGCATTTGTTCTACAG CAAGGAGAACGACTGGGGCTTCTCCCACTTCATGGCGTGGAACGACGTGCTGGACCCGGACAAGGGCTACACGAAGGACGACGCCATCACGCTGGAGGTGCACGTCACGGCCGAGGCGCCGCACGGCGTCTCGTGGGACTCCAAGAAGCACACCGGATATGTCG GTCTGAAAAATCAAGGAGCGACCTGTTATATGAATTCGTTGTTGCAAACTCTTTATTTCACAAATCAATTGAGGAAGGCCGTCTACAAGATGCCCACAGAATCTGATGATAGCACAAG GTCGGTGGCGCTGGCGCTGCAGCGGGTGTTCTACGAGCTGCAGTTCTCGGACAAGCCGGTGGGCACCAAGAAGCTGACCAAGAGCTTCGGCTGGGAGACGCTCGACTCCTTCATGCAACACGACGTACAGGAGTTCTTGAGG GTGCTACTAGACAAGCTGGAGAGCAAGATGAAGGGCACGTGCGTGGAGGGCACCGTGCCGCGGCTGTTCGAGGGCAAGATGACGTCCTACATCAAGTGCAAGAACGTGAACGTGTCCAGCACGCGCGTCGAGACCTTCTACGACATACAGCTTAACATCAAGGGGAAGAAGAACA TCGACGAGTCCTTCAAAGACTACATCAACACTGAAACCCTCGACGGGGAGAACAAGTACGACGCGGGCGAGCACGGGCTGCAGGAGGCGGAGAAGGGCGTGATCTTCGCGACCTTCCCGCCCGTGCTGCACCTGCACCTCATGAGGTTCCAGTACGACCCCATCAACGACAGCAGCGTCAAGTTTAATGATAG GTTCGAATTCTACGAGCACATAAACCTGGACGCGTACCTTCAGGAGAAGCCGGAAGTGCCCGCGGACTACACGCTCCACGCGGTCCTAGTTCACTCGGGGGACAACCACGGCGGACACTATGTCGTGTTCATCAACCCCCGGGGCGACGGGAAG TGGTGCAAGTTCGACGACGACGTGGTGTCGCGCTGCACGAAGCAGGAGGCCATCGAGTACAACTACGGCGGCCACGACGAGGACATGGCGCTCACAGTGCGCCACTGCACCAACGCGTACATGCTGGTGTATATCAG AGACGCGGAAATGAAGACGGTGCTGCAGGAGGTGACGCAGCTGGACATCCCCACGGAGCTCAGCGAGCGCCTCGCCGAGGAGAAGAGGATCGAGACC ATCCGGCGCAAAGAGCGCAACGAAGCTCACCTCTACATGACGGTGAACGTGGTACTAGAAGAGGCGTTCGACGGGCACCAGGGCAATGACCTCTACGACCCCGAGCGCGCGCACTACCGCGTGTTCCGAGTGAGGAAACAAGCGACGGTCGCCGAGCTCATGGACATGCTGGCCGAGAACTTCAGATACCCGCTCAAGCACCTCCGGCCTTGGCCTTTCAGCGCGCGCTCTAATCAG ACATGCCGGCCCACATGCCTCGACATCCTGAACGACCAGCTCAAAACCGTCGCGGACGTCTCCGAGAGCACCAACCCGTGGAACATATTCCTGGAGATGCTGCCCCCGGACTCTGGTCTAGCCGCTCTACCCACCTTCGACAAGGAGAACGATGTGGTGCTGTTCTTCAAGTACTACGATCCGAAGAATAAGCGGATCCACTACTGCGGCCATCATTATCTGCCGATCGCGAGCAAGCTGGCCGATCTGATTCCGATACTGAATAAGCGTGTTG GATTCCCACCTGATACCCCGCTTGTGCTATACGAAGAGATCAAACCGGACTTTGTGGAGAAGATTAGCAACTACAACGATCCTCTAgaaaag GTACTGGACGAGCTGATGGACGGCGACATCATCGTGTTCGAGCGAGCGGACCAGCGCCACGACGAGCTCGAGCTGCCCACGTGCCAGGACTACTTCAAGTACATCTTCTATAAGGTGGAGGTGCACTTTGTGGACAAGAGCGTGCCTAATGATCCCGG ATTCACAATGGAACTGTCGATGCAGATGCGGTACGACCAGATGGCGCGCGCGGTGGGGCAGCGGCTCAACGTCGACCCGTACTTAATACAGTTCTTCAAGTGTCAAAA TTACAAGGACAGTCCCGGCCTGCCTTTAAGATACTCTTATGATGGAATACTTAAGGACTTATTAGTGTACTGTAAACCAAAATGCTCTAAGAAATTGTTCTACCAGATTTtatctattaaaattaatgaattgGACAACAAAAAACAGTTCAAGTGCTTATGG GTTGGACCAAATTATAAGGAAGATAaagaattaattttatatccaAATAAAGGTGGCAAAGTAGCAGATATATTAGAAGAAGCGGCAAAGGTTGTTGAAATGTCCCCAGAAGGATCTGGCAG GTTAAGAATAGTGGAGGTGTCGTGTCACAAGGTGCTGCCGGGGCCGGAGCTGGAGCTGACGCTGGACCAGGTGATCATGTCGCCGCCGCGCCTCTACCGCATCGAGGAGATACCCAGGGACGAGCTGCATCTGCAG GAGGACGAGATGCTGGTCCCGTGCGCGCACTTCCACAAGCAGGTGTACGCGACGTTCGGCATCCCGTTCTACGCGCGCGTGAAGCAGCACGAGCCCTTCCAGGCAGTCAAGGACCGCCTGCAGAAGAAGCTCGACATACCCGACAAGGAGTGGGAAAAG TACAATTTCGCTATAGTGACAAATGGCAGACCTAACTATATTAGTGAAGGAGCGACAGTAAATATTTACGAATTTAGGCCAAGTAGTAACGCAA ATTTGCCCGTTTCAGACGCGACGGGGCGGCCGTGGCTCGGCCTGGAACACCTCAACAAGACGCCCAAGCGCTCGCGCGTCAACTACCTAGAGAAGGCCATCAAGATATACAACTGA
- the LOC105394659 gene encoding ubiquitin carboxyl-terminal hydrolase 7 isoform X3 produces the protein MNHTPAAERPPHDANVTQVEEMETQDVETIDTATEKTWDEDLLMKGSNGEVVMAEPVKSLETTATAMPQDAEMEDDEARSEATFRFTVHNFRNLKDSVLSPPCYVRNLPWKIMVMPRQAPSPDRQQQQKSLGFFLQCNGESESSSWSCYAMAELRLLSHKPDTETFYRKIQHLFYSKENDWGFSHFMAWNDVLDPDKGYTKDDAITLEVHVTAEAPHGVSWDSKKHTGYVGLKNQGATCYMNSLLQTLYFTNQLRKAVYKMPTESDDSTRSVALALQRVFYELQFSDKPVGTKKLTKSFGWETLDSFMQHDVQEFLRVLLDKLESKMKGTCVEGTVPRLFEGKMTSYIKCKNVNVSSTRVETFYDIQLNIKGKKNIDESFKDYINTETLDGENKYDAGEHGLQEAEKGVIFATFPPVLHLHLMRFQYDPINDSSVKFNDRFEFYEHINLDAYLQEKPEVPADYTLHAVLVHSGDNHGGHYVVFINPRGDGKWCKFDDDVVSRCTKQEAIEYNYGGHDEDMALTVRHCTNAYMLVYIRDAEMKTVLQEVTQLDIPTELSERLAEEKRIETIRRKERNEAHLYMTVNVVLEEAFDGHQGNDLYDPERAHYRVFRVRKQATVAELMDMLAENFRYPLKHLRPWPFSARSNQTCRPTCLDILNDQLKTVADVSESTNPWNIFLEMLPPDSGLAALPTFDKENDVVLFFKYYDPKNKRIHYCGHHYLPIASKLADLIPILNKRVGFPPDTPLVLYEEIKPDFVEKISNYNDPLEKLMDGDIIVFERADQRHDELELPTCQDYFKYIFYKVEVHFVDKSVPNDPGFTMELSMQMRYDQMARAVGQRLNVDPYLIQFFKCQNYKDSPGLPLRYSYDGILKDLLVYCKPKCSKKLFYQILSIKINELDNKKQFKCLWVGPNYKEDKELILYPNKGGKVADILEEAAKVVEMSPEGSGRLRIVEVSCHKVLPGPELELTLDQVIMSPPRLYRIEEIPRDELHLQEDEMLVPCAHFHKQVYATFGIPFYARVKQHEPFQAVKDRLQKKLDIPDKEWEKYNFAIVTNGRPNYISEGATVNIYEFRPSSNANLPVSDATGRPWLGLEHLNKTPKRSRVNYLEKAIKIYN, from the exons ATGAACCACACGCCCGCCGCGGAGAGGCCGCCACACGACGCCAATGTGACCCAGGTCGAGGAGATGGAGACACAGGACG TGGAGACCATAGACACAGCTACAGAGAAGACCTGGGACGAGGACCTGCTCATGAAGGGCTCCAATGGGGAGGTTGTGATGGCCGAACCCGTCAAGAGTCTGGAAACAACTGCCACCGCCATGCCT CAGGACGCGGAGATGGAGGACGACGAGGCGCGCTCCGAAGCCACGTTCCGCTTCACGGTGCACAACTTCAGGAATCTCAAAGACTCCGTGCTGTCTCCGCCCTGCTACGTGCGCAACTTGCCGTGGAAGATCATGGTGATGCCGCGCCAGGCGCCCTCGCCCGACCGGCAGCAGCAGCAGAAGAGTCTCGGCTTCTTCCTGCAGTGCAACGGCGAGTCTGAGTCGTCGAGCTGGTCGTGCTACGCCATGGCCGAGCTAAGGCTGCTGTCGCACAAGCCCGACACCGAGACCTTTTATAGGAAGATTCAGCATTTGTTCTACAG CAAGGAGAACGACTGGGGCTTCTCCCACTTCATGGCGTGGAACGACGTGCTGGACCCGGACAAGGGCTACACGAAGGACGACGCCATCACGCTGGAGGTGCACGTCACGGCCGAGGCGCCGCACGGCGTCTCGTGGGACTCCAAGAAGCACACCGGATATGTCG GTCTGAAAAATCAAGGAGCGACCTGTTATATGAATTCGTTGTTGCAAACTCTTTATTTCACAAATCAATTGAGGAAGGCCGTCTACAAGATGCCCACAGAATCTGATGATAGCACAAG GTCGGTGGCGCTGGCGCTGCAGCGGGTGTTCTACGAGCTGCAGTTCTCGGACAAGCCGGTGGGCACCAAGAAGCTGACCAAGAGCTTCGGCTGGGAGACGCTCGACTCCTTCATGCAACACGACGTACAGGAGTTCTTGAGG GTGCTACTAGACAAGCTGGAGAGCAAGATGAAGGGCACGTGCGTGGAGGGCACCGTGCCGCGGCTGTTCGAGGGCAAGATGACGTCCTACATCAAGTGCAAGAACGTGAACGTGTCCAGCACGCGCGTCGAGACCTTCTACGACATACAGCTTAACATCAAGGGGAAGAAGAACA TCGACGAGTCCTTCAAAGACTACATCAACACTGAAACCCTCGACGGGGAGAACAAGTACGACGCGGGCGAGCACGGGCTGCAGGAGGCGGAGAAGGGCGTGATCTTCGCGACCTTCCCGCCCGTGCTGCACCTGCACCTCATGAGGTTCCAGTACGACCCCATCAACGACAGCAGCGTCAAGTTTAATGATAG GTTCGAATTCTACGAGCACATAAACCTGGACGCGTACCTTCAGGAGAAGCCGGAAGTGCCCGCGGACTACACGCTCCACGCGGTCCTAGTTCACTCGGGGGACAACCACGGCGGACACTATGTCGTGTTCATCAACCCCCGGGGCGACGGGAAG TGGTGCAAGTTCGACGACGACGTGGTGTCGCGCTGCACGAAGCAGGAGGCCATCGAGTACAACTACGGCGGCCACGACGAGGACATGGCGCTCACAGTGCGCCACTGCACCAACGCGTACATGCTGGTGTATATCAG AGACGCGGAAATGAAGACGGTGCTGCAGGAGGTGACGCAGCTGGACATCCCCACGGAGCTCAGCGAGCGCCTCGCCGAGGAGAAGAGGATCGAGACC ATCCGGCGCAAAGAGCGCAACGAAGCTCACCTCTACATGACGGTGAACGTGGTACTAGAAGAGGCGTTCGACGGGCACCAGGGCAATGACCTCTACGACCCCGAGCGCGCGCACTACCGCGTGTTCCGAGTGAGGAAACAAGCGACGGTCGCCGAGCTCATGGACATGCTGGCCGAGAACTTCAGATACCCGCTCAAGCACCTCCGGCCTTGGCCTTTCAGCGCGCGCTCTAATCAG ACATGCCGGCCCACATGCCTCGACATCCTGAACGACCAGCTCAAAACCGTCGCGGACGTCTCCGAGAGCACCAACCCGTGGAACATATTCCTGGAGATGCTGCCCCCGGACTCTGGTCTAGCCGCTCTACCCACCTTCGACAAGGAGAACGATGTGGTGCTGTTCTTCAAGTACTACGATCCGAAGAATAAGCGGATCCACTACTGCGGCCATCATTATCTGCCGATCGCGAGCAAGCTGGCCGATCTGATTCCGATACTGAATAAGCGTGTTG GATTCCCACCTGATACCCCGCTTGTGCTATACGAAGAGATCAAACCGGACTTTGTGGAGAAGATTAGCAACTACAACGATCCTCTAgaaaag CTGATGGACGGCGACATCATCGTGTTCGAGCGAGCGGACCAGCGCCACGACGAGCTCGAGCTGCCCACGTGCCAGGACTACTTCAAGTACATCTTCTATAAGGTGGAGGTGCACTTTGTGGACAAGAGCGTGCCTAATGATCCCGG ATTCACAATGGAACTGTCGATGCAGATGCGGTACGACCAGATGGCGCGCGCGGTGGGGCAGCGGCTCAACGTCGACCCGTACTTAATACAGTTCTTCAAGTGTCAAAA TTACAAGGACAGTCCCGGCCTGCCTTTAAGATACTCTTATGATGGAATACTTAAGGACTTATTAGTGTACTGTAAACCAAAATGCTCTAAGAAATTGTTCTACCAGATTTtatctattaaaattaatgaattgGACAACAAAAAACAGTTCAAGTGCTTATGG GTTGGACCAAATTATAAGGAAGATAaagaattaattttatatccaAATAAAGGTGGCAAAGTAGCAGATATATTAGAAGAAGCGGCAAAGGTTGTTGAAATGTCCCCAGAAGGATCTGGCAG GTTAAGAATAGTGGAGGTGTCGTGTCACAAGGTGCTGCCGGGGCCGGAGCTGGAGCTGACGCTGGACCAGGTGATCATGTCGCCGCCGCGCCTCTACCGCATCGAGGAGATACCCAGGGACGAGCTGCATCTGCAG GAGGACGAGATGCTGGTCCCGTGCGCGCACTTCCACAAGCAGGTGTACGCGACGTTCGGCATCCCGTTCTACGCGCGCGTGAAGCAGCACGAGCCCTTCCAGGCAGTCAAGGACCGCCTGCAGAAGAAGCTCGACATACCCGACAAGGAGTGGGAAAAG TACAATTTCGCTATAGTGACAAATGGCAGACCTAACTATATTAGTGAAGGAGCGACAGTAAATATTTACGAATTTAGGCCAAGTAGTAACGCAA ATTTGCCCGTTTCAGACGCGACGGGGCGGCCGTGGCTCGGCCTGGAACACCTCAACAAGACGCCCAAGCGCTCGCGCGTCAACTACCTAGAGAAGGCCATCAAGATATACAACTGA
- the LOC105394659 gene encoding ubiquitin carboxyl-terminal hydrolase 7 isoform X4 — protein sequence MNHTPAAERPPHDANVTQVEEMETQDVETIDTATEKTWDEDLLMKGSNGEVVMAEPVKSLETTATAMPQDAEMEDDEARSEATFRFTVHNFRNLKDSVLSPPCYVRNLPWKIMVMPRQAPSPDRQQQQKSLGFFLQCNGESESSSWSCYAMAELRLLSHKPDTETFYRKIQHLFYSKENDWGFSHFMAWNDVLDPDKGYTKDDAITLEVHVTAEAPHGVSWDSKKHTGYVGLKNQGATCYMNSLLQTLYFTNQLRKAVYKMPTESDDSTRSVALALQRVFYELQFSDKPVGTKKLTKSFGWETLDSFMQHDVQEFLRVLLDKLESKMKGTCVEGTVPRLFEGKMTSYIKCKNVNVSSTRVETFYDIQLNIKGKKNIDESFKDYINTETLDGENKYDAGEHGLQEAEKGVIFATFPPVLHLHLMRFQYDPINDSSVKFNDRFEFYEHINLDAYLQEKPEVPADYTLHAVLVHSGDNHGGHYVVFINPRGDGKWCKFDDDVVSRCTKQEAIEYNYGGHDEDMALTVRHCTNAYMLVYIRDAEMKTVLQEVTQLDIPTELSERLAEEKRIETIRRKERNEAHLYMTVNVVLEEAFDGHQGNDLYDPERAHYRVFRVRKQATVAELMDMLAENFRYPLKHLRPWPFSARSNQTCRPTCLDILNDQLKTVADVSESTNPWNIFLEMLPPDSGLAALPTFDKENDVVLFFKYYDPKNKRIHYCGHHYLPIASKLADLIPILNKRVGFPPDTPLVLYEEIKPDFVEKISNYNDPLEKVLDELMDGDIIVFERADQRHDELELPTCQDYFKYIFYKVEVHFVDKSVPNDPGFTMELSMQMRYDQMARAVGQRLNVDPYLIQFFKCQNYKDSPGLPLRYSYDGILKDLLVYCKPKCSKKLFYQILSIKINELDNKKQFKCLWVGPNYKEDKELILYPNKGGKVADILEEAAKVVEMSPEGSGRLRIVEVSCHKVLPGPELELTLDQVIMSPPRLYRIEEIPRDELHLQEDEMLVPCAHFHKQVYATFGIPFYARVKQHEPFQAVKDRLQKKLDIPDKEWEKYNFAIVTNGRPNYISEGATVNIYEFRPSSNANATGRPWLGLEHLNKTPKRSRVNYLEKAIKIYN from the exons ATGAACCACACGCCCGCCGCGGAGAGGCCGCCACACGACGCCAATGTGACCCAGGTCGAGGAGATGGAGACACAGGACG TGGAGACCATAGACACAGCTACAGAGAAGACCTGGGACGAGGACCTGCTCATGAAGGGCTCCAATGGGGAGGTTGTGATGGCCGAACCCGTCAAGAGTCTGGAAACAACTGCCACCGCCATGCCT CAGGACGCGGAGATGGAGGACGACGAGGCGCGCTCCGAAGCCACGTTCCGCTTCACGGTGCACAACTTCAGGAATCTCAAAGACTCCGTGCTGTCTCCGCCCTGCTACGTGCGCAACTTGCCGTGGAAGATCATGGTGATGCCGCGCCAGGCGCCCTCGCCCGACCGGCAGCAGCAGCAGAAGAGTCTCGGCTTCTTCCTGCAGTGCAACGGCGAGTCTGAGTCGTCGAGCTGGTCGTGCTACGCCATGGCCGAGCTAAGGCTGCTGTCGCACAAGCCCGACACCGAGACCTTTTATAGGAAGATTCAGCATTTGTTCTACAG CAAGGAGAACGACTGGGGCTTCTCCCACTTCATGGCGTGGAACGACGTGCTGGACCCGGACAAGGGCTACACGAAGGACGACGCCATCACGCTGGAGGTGCACGTCACGGCCGAGGCGCCGCACGGCGTCTCGTGGGACTCCAAGAAGCACACCGGATATGTCG GTCTGAAAAATCAAGGAGCGACCTGTTATATGAATTCGTTGTTGCAAACTCTTTATTTCACAAATCAATTGAGGAAGGCCGTCTACAAGATGCCCACAGAATCTGATGATAGCACAAG GTCGGTGGCGCTGGCGCTGCAGCGGGTGTTCTACGAGCTGCAGTTCTCGGACAAGCCGGTGGGCACCAAGAAGCTGACCAAGAGCTTCGGCTGGGAGACGCTCGACTCCTTCATGCAACACGACGTACAGGAGTTCTTGAGG GTGCTACTAGACAAGCTGGAGAGCAAGATGAAGGGCACGTGCGTGGAGGGCACCGTGCCGCGGCTGTTCGAGGGCAAGATGACGTCCTACATCAAGTGCAAGAACGTGAACGTGTCCAGCACGCGCGTCGAGACCTTCTACGACATACAGCTTAACATCAAGGGGAAGAAGAACA TCGACGAGTCCTTCAAAGACTACATCAACACTGAAACCCTCGACGGGGAGAACAAGTACGACGCGGGCGAGCACGGGCTGCAGGAGGCGGAGAAGGGCGTGATCTTCGCGACCTTCCCGCCCGTGCTGCACCTGCACCTCATGAGGTTCCAGTACGACCCCATCAACGACAGCAGCGTCAAGTTTAATGATAG GTTCGAATTCTACGAGCACATAAACCTGGACGCGTACCTTCAGGAGAAGCCGGAAGTGCCCGCGGACTACACGCTCCACGCGGTCCTAGTTCACTCGGGGGACAACCACGGCGGACACTATGTCGTGTTCATCAACCCCCGGGGCGACGGGAAG TGGTGCAAGTTCGACGACGACGTGGTGTCGCGCTGCACGAAGCAGGAGGCCATCGAGTACAACTACGGCGGCCACGACGAGGACATGGCGCTCACAGTGCGCCACTGCACCAACGCGTACATGCTGGTGTATATCAG AGACGCGGAAATGAAGACGGTGCTGCAGGAGGTGACGCAGCTGGACATCCCCACGGAGCTCAGCGAGCGCCTCGCCGAGGAGAAGAGGATCGAGACC ATCCGGCGCAAAGAGCGCAACGAAGCTCACCTCTACATGACGGTGAACGTGGTACTAGAAGAGGCGTTCGACGGGCACCAGGGCAATGACCTCTACGACCCCGAGCGCGCGCACTACCGCGTGTTCCGAGTGAGGAAACAAGCGACGGTCGCCGAGCTCATGGACATGCTGGCCGAGAACTTCAGATACCCGCTCAAGCACCTCCGGCCTTGGCCTTTCAGCGCGCGCTCTAATCAG ACATGCCGGCCCACATGCCTCGACATCCTGAACGACCAGCTCAAAACCGTCGCGGACGTCTCCGAGAGCACCAACCCGTGGAACATATTCCTGGAGATGCTGCCCCCGGACTCTGGTCTAGCCGCTCTACCCACCTTCGACAAGGAGAACGATGTGGTGCTGTTCTTCAAGTACTACGATCCGAAGAATAAGCGGATCCACTACTGCGGCCATCATTATCTGCCGATCGCGAGCAAGCTGGCCGATCTGATTCCGATACTGAATAAGCGTGTTG GATTCCCACCTGATACCCCGCTTGTGCTATACGAAGAGATCAAACCGGACTTTGTGGAGAAGATTAGCAACTACAACGATCCTCTAgaaaag GTACTGGACGAGCTGATGGACGGCGACATCATCGTGTTCGAGCGAGCGGACCAGCGCCACGACGAGCTCGAGCTGCCCACGTGCCAGGACTACTTCAAGTACATCTTCTATAAGGTGGAGGTGCACTTTGTGGACAAGAGCGTGCCTAATGATCCCGG ATTCACAATGGAACTGTCGATGCAGATGCGGTACGACCAGATGGCGCGCGCGGTGGGGCAGCGGCTCAACGTCGACCCGTACTTAATACAGTTCTTCAAGTGTCAAAA TTACAAGGACAGTCCCGGCCTGCCTTTAAGATACTCTTATGATGGAATACTTAAGGACTTATTAGTGTACTGTAAACCAAAATGCTCTAAGAAATTGTTCTACCAGATTTtatctattaaaattaatgaattgGACAACAAAAAACAGTTCAAGTGCTTATGG GTTGGACCAAATTATAAGGAAGATAaagaattaattttatatccaAATAAAGGTGGCAAAGTAGCAGATATATTAGAAGAAGCGGCAAAGGTTGTTGAAATGTCCCCAGAAGGATCTGGCAG GTTAAGAATAGTGGAGGTGTCGTGTCACAAGGTGCTGCCGGGGCCGGAGCTGGAGCTGACGCTGGACCAGGTGATCATGTCGCCGCCGCGCCTCTACCGCATCGAGGAGATACCCAGGGACGAGCTGCATCTGCAG GAGGACGAGATGCTGGTCCCGTGCGCGCACTTCCACAAGCAGGTGTACGCGACGTTCGGCATCCCGTTCTACGCGCGCGTGAAGCAGCACGAGCCCTTCCAGGCAGTCAAGGACCGCCTGCAGAAGAAGCTCGACATACCCGACAAGGAGTGGGAAAAG TACAATTTCGCTATAGTGACAAATGGCAGACCTAACTATATTAGTGAAGGAGCGACAGTAAATATTTACGAATTTAGGCCAAGTAGTAACGCAA ACGCGACGGGGCGGCCGTGGCTCGGCCTGGAACACCTCAACAAGACGCCCAAGCGCTCGCGCGTCAACTACCTAGAGAAGGCCATCAAGATATACAACTGA